Proteins encoded together in one Synechococcus sp. BL107 window:
- the aspS gene encoding aspartate--tRNA ligase, translating into MRSNGCGDLRKDSIDAVVQLCGWVDRRRDHGGVIFIDLRDRSGTVQITVDPDLGAEAFAVAEHLRSETVLQVHGKVRARPAESLNDKLATGAVEVLASEIVVLNKVTGNLPFPVSVHDEENTREELRLRHRYLDLRRKRMNDNLRLRARTIQVARRFLEDEGFIEVETPVLTRSTPEGARDYVLPSRVCGGDWFALPQSPQLFKQLLMVGGIERYYQVARCFRDEDLRADRQPEFTQLDIEMSFMGEEQILQLNEDLICAIWKSVKGIELPRPFPRMTWHDAMERYGTDRPDTRYGMELVTVSDIVQDMGFKVFSGAVKSGGAVKVIAVPGGNDALSNVRIKPGGDVFSEAQAAGAGGLAFIRVRDGGEIDTIGAIKDNLSDEQKAELLERTGATPGTLLLFGAGETAIVNKALDRVRQYLAKELKLVQPDRQNDAWNFLWVVDFPMFEFNGDEDRYEALHHPFCAPNTDDLGSDPAQWATTLPSARAQAYDLVLNGLELGGGSLRIHDSALQRQVLQTVGLPLEEAQEQFGFLINALDMGAPPHGGLAFGIDRMVMLLAGEESIRDTIAFPKTQQARCLMTDAPSSVAEKQLQELHVSSTWVDPTDDED; encoded by the coding sequence ATGCGCAGCAACGGTTGCGGCGACCTGCGCAAAGACAGCATTGATGCGGTTGTTCAGCTTTGCGGCTGGGTGGATCGCCGCCGGGATCACGGTGGTGTGATTTTTATCGACCTGCGAGACCGCAGCGGCACTGTTCAAATCACCGTTGATCCGGATCTGGGTGCCGAAGCCTTCGCCGTAGCTGAGCACCTGCGCAGCGAAACCGTGCTGCAGGTGCATGGAAAGGTACGCGCCCGACCCGCTGAGTCGCTCAACGACAAACTCGCCACCGGGGCCGTGGAGGTACTGGCCAGCGAAATTGTTGTGCTCAACAAGGTGACCGGGAATTTGCCCTTCCCCGTGTCGGTCCACGACGAAGAAAACACTCGGGAAGAACTCCGCCTCCGTCATCGCTATCTCGATCTGCGCCGCAAGCGCATGAACGACAACCTGCGACTACGGGCCCGCACCATTCAGGTCGCCCGGCGCTTTCTTGAAGACGAGGGCTTCATCGAAGTGGAAACACCGGTGCTGACCCGCTCCACCCCTGAAGGTGCCCGCGACTATGTGCTCCCGAGCCGCGTCTGTGGCGGCGATTGGTTTGCCTTACCCCAATCGCCTCAACTGTTTAAACAGCTTCTGATGGTGGGGGGCATTGAGCGCTACTACCAAGTTGCTCGCTGCTTCCGGGATGAAGACCTGCGCGCCGATCGCCAGCCGGAATTCACCCAGCTGGATATCGAAATGAGCTTCATGGGTGAGGAACAAATTCTCCAACTCAATGAGGATCTGATCTGTGCGATCTGGAAGTCGGTGAAAGGGATCGAACTTCCCCGTCCCTTCCCACGCATGACCTGGCACGACGCCATGGAGCGGTATGGAACCGACCGACCGGATACGCGCTACGGCATGGAGTTGGTGACGGTGTCCGACATCGTCCAGGACATGGGCTTCAAAGTCTTCAGTGGAGCCGTGAAATCCGGCGGGGCGGTGAAAGTCATCGCCGTGCCGGGGGGTAACGATGCCCTGTCGAACGTCCGGATCAAGCCTGGTGGAGATGTCTTCAGCGAAGCGCAAGCTGCTGGAGCGGGGGGCTTGGCCTTCATTCGCGTCCGCGACGGCGGCGAAATCGACACGATTGGAGCCATCAAGGACAACCTGTCTGACGAGCAGAAAGCCGAATTGTTGGAGCGAACCGGTGCAACGCCAGGCACCCTGTTGCTGTTTGGAGCTGGCGAAACCGCCATCGTCAACAAGGCTCTCGACCGCGTGCGGCAGTACCTGGCGAAGGAACTCAAGCTGGTTCAACCCGATCGGCAAAACGATGCATGGAACTTCCTCTGGGTTGTGGACTTTCCAATGTTCGAGTTCAACGGCGATGAAGACCGATATGAAGCCCTACACCACCCGTTCTGTGCCCCAAACACCGACGACCTGGGCAGTGATCCCGCGCAATGGGCAACCACCCTGCCGAGCGCGAGAGCACAGGCCTACGACCTTGTCTTGAACGGTCTTGAGCTCGGTGGCGGCTCCCTTCGCATCCACGACTCCGCCCTGCAACGCCAAGTGCTGCAAACCGTGGGTCTCCCCCTTGAAGAAGCTCAAGAGCAATTTGGTTTCTTGATCAATGCCCTCGATATGGGCGCTCCTCCCCATGGCGGGCTTGCCTTTGGCATCGACCGAATGGTGATGCTCCTAGCGGGTGAAGAATCGATCCGCGACACCATTGCATTTCCGAAAACCCAGCAAGCCCGCTGCCTGATGACCGACGCACCCAGCAGCGTTGCCGAAAAACAGCTGCAGGAGCTGCATGTATCGAGCACCTGGGTGGATCCGACCGACGATGAGGACTGA
- the gcvT gene encoding glycine cleavage system aminomethyltransferase GcvT: MLRTPLYELCRAGGGRMVPFAGWEMPVQFSGLIQEHKAVRNSVGMFDISHMGVLRLEGTNPKDTLQQLVPSDLHRIGPGEACYTVLLNDQGGIRDDLIIYDLGAIDEERGALVLVINAACADSDTAWIRERMEPAGLTVTDIKDNGVLLALQGPQAIPLLEELSGDDLSGLPRFGHRDLHLQGLSHSVFTARTGYTGEDGAELLLTAEDGQRLWSQLLEKGVAPCGLGARDTLRLEAAMHLYGQDMNADTTPFEAGLGWLVHLEMPADFIGRQALEKAAEAGPNKRLVGLKLEGRAIARHDYPVLHKGEPVGVVTSGTWSPTLEEPIALASIPTALAKLGTNLSVEIRGKAQPATVVRRPFYKRP; encoded by the coding sequence ATGCTGCGTACGCCTCTCTATGAGCTCTGCCGCGCTGGAGGTGGCCGAATGGTGCCCTTCGCTGGCTGGGAAATGCCGGTGCAATTCAGTGGTCTGATTCAGGAACACAAAGCCGTACGCAACAGCGTTGGAATGTTCGACATCTCCCACATGGGAGTGCTGCGGCTGGAGGGAACCAACCCCAAAGACACCTTGCAACAACTGGTGCCCAGCGACCTACATCGGATCGGACCGGGCGAAGCCTGTTACACCGTTTTGCTCAACGACCAAGGCGGCATCCGGGACGACTTGATCATTTATGACCTTGGCGCCATCGACGAAGAACGCGGTGCCCTAGTGCTGGTGATTAATGCTGCCTGCGCAGACAGCGACACCGCCTGGATTCGTGAACGCATGGAACCGGCGGGTCTCACCGTGACCGACATCAAAGACAACGGAGTTTTACTGGCGCTGCAAGGCCCCCAAGCCATTCCCCTGCTTGAAGAACTCAGTGGAGACGACCTCAGCGGCTTACCCCGCTTTGGCCACCGAGACCTCCACCTTCAAGGCCTAAGCCATTCCGTCTTCACCGCCCGCACGGGCTACACGGGCGAAGATGGCGCTGAGCTGCTGCTCACGGCAGAAGACGGTCAACGGCTCTGGAGCCAACTCCTCGAGAAAGGCGTCGCTCCCTGTGGTCTTGGCGCCCGTGACACCCTGCGTCTCGAGGCCGCGATGCACCTCTATGGGCAAGACATGAACGCCGACACCACCCCCTTTGAAGCGGGCTTGGGCTGGCTCGTGCATCTGGAAATGCCGGCCGACTTCATTGGGCGTCAAGCACTCGAAAAAGCTGCAGAAGCAGGGCCAAACAAACGGCTTGTTGGTCTGAAATTGGAGGGACGCGCCATCGCTCGTCACGACTACCCAGTGCTCCACAAGGGTGAACCCGTGGGCGTGGTGACGAGCGGGACCTGGTCTCCCACGCTGGAGGAGCCCATCGCCTTGGCTTCCATCCCAACCGCCTTGGCAAAACTGGGGACCAACTTGAGCGTCGAGATCCGGGGCAAAGCCCAACCCGCCACCGTTGTCCGGCGTCCCTTCTACAAACGCCCATAA
- the speB gene encoding agmatinase codes for MTNLFDSTLLDTDLFDTDGAIYMGSQRTPEHCDVGLFGVPYDGTTSFRPGTRFGPAAIRDVSSGLETYCPQLDRDLEDLSFIDLGAVEIPFGAPEPVIAKVQQATQAVLELGLKPLMLGGEHSISSGAVAAVARQHPDLVLVQLDAHADLRHEWLGSHHSHACAMRRCLEILPSGDLFQLAIRSGTKAEFQELHNSGRLMPTVDALREGLAPLKGRPIYVTVDLDWFDPAVLPGTGTPEPGGFFWPDFANLVTLLQEHRLVGADVVELAPQLDSSGVSAVLAAKVTRSLLLLLGSGSAKGGS; via the coding sequence ATGACCAACCTGTTTGACAGCACTTTGTTGGACACCGATTTATTTGACACCGATGGGGCGATCTATATGGGATCGCAACGGACTCCCGAGCACTGCGATGTCGGGCTGTTCGGCGTGCCCTACGACGGCACCACATCGTTCCGACCGGGCACCCGGTTTGGACCGGCCGCGATTCGGGACGTGAGCAGTGGACTTGAGACCTACTGCCCGCAATTAGATCGGGATCTCGAGGATCTCTCCTTCATCGATCTCGGGGCCGTCGAGATCCCCTTCGGCGCCCCTGAACCCGTCATCGCCAAGGTGCAACAAGCCACCCAAGCGGTTCTGGAGCTCGGCCTTAAGCCATTGATGCTCGGCGGGGAACACTCCATCAGCTCTGGAGCCGTAGCTGCCGTAGCGCGGCAGCATCCTGATCTGGTTCTCGTGCAACTGGATGCCCACGCTGATCTGCGCCATGAGTGGCTAGGTAGCCATCACAGCCACGCCTGTGCCATGCGCCGCTGCCTCGAGATCCTGCCTAGCGGCGACCTCTTCCAACTCGCCATCCGCAGTGGAACGAAAGCGGAATTCCAAGAACTCCACAACAGTGGCCGCCTGATGCCAACAGTGGATGCTTTGCGCGAAGGCCTTGCCCCCCTCAAGGGCCGCCCGATCTACGTCACCGTTGATCTGGACTGGTTTGATCCTGCCGTTTTACCGGGTACAGGCACCCCAGAACCGGGAGGATTTTTTTGGCCTGATTTCGCCAACCTCGTCACCCTGCTTCAAGAGCATCGGCTGGTGGGCGCAGATGTTGTTGAACTCGCACCACAACTCGACAGCAGCGGTGTGAGTGCTGTTCTCGCCGCCAAAGTGACGCGGAGTTTGCTGCTGCTCCTCGGCAGTGGCTCAGCCAAAGGCGGCAGCTAG
- the speE gene encoding polyamine aminopropyltransferase has protein sequence MSGWIDEHHRGVRYGLIGEVLVEETSPFQRITVIRSERYGRGLLLDGCWMTAERQERHYHESLVHPALCGAASVARVLVIGGGDGGTARECLRHQGVEHLDLVEIDGRVVDLSREHLPGIGGSAWTDPRLQLTVGDGIAWAAAAADNSYDVVLVDGSDPAGPAEGLFNRSFFEHCRRILRPGGIFATQSESPEAFQEVHLAMVKLLREVFDHADPLYGWVPMYPSGWWSWTFAAMDQPRYLQTNTNRAAAIADGCHVWSPRWQRGGFEAIPAFIARELS, from the coding sequence ATGAGTGGCTGGATTGATGAACACCATCGGGGCGTCCGCTACGGCCTCATAGGCGAGGTGCTGGTGGAGGAAACCAGCCCTTTTCAGCGGATCACTGTGATCCGAAGCGAGCGCTACGGACGTGGGCTCTTGCTCGACGGCTGCTGGATGACAGCGGAACGACAAGAAAGGCACTATCACGAATCCTTGGTTCATCCCGCCCTCTGTGGAGCCGCCAGCGTGGCGCGCGTGCTCGTCATTGGCGGCGGTGACGGGGGGACCGCCCGTGAATGCCTCCGCCATCAAGGAGTCGAACACCTCGACCTCGTGGAAATCGATGGCCGCGTTGTGGACTTAAGCCGCGAGCACCTCCCCGGTATCGGTGGCTCCGCCTGGACCGATCCGCGTCTCCAACTCACGGTGGGGGATGGAATCGCTTGGGCCGCCGCCGCGGCCGACAACAGCTACGACGTGGTGCTTGTGGACGGATCGGACCCGGCAGGCCCAGCGGAGGGATTATTCAATCGATCATTTTTTGAACACTGTCGCCGCATCCTCCGCCCTGGCGGGATTTTCGCGACACAAAGTGAATCTCCGGAAGCCTTTCAAGAGGTGCACCTCGCCATGGTGAAGCTCTTAAGAGAGGTGTTCGACCACGCCGATCCCCTTTACGGATGGGTACCGATGTACCCAAGCGGCTGGTGGAGCTGGACCTTCGCGGCCATGGACCAACCTCGCTACCTCCAAACCAACACGAACCGAGCCGCTGCAATTGCCGATGGTTGCCACGTCTGGAGTCCGCGTTGGCAACGGGGAGGCTTTGAGGCCATCCCAGCCTTCATCGCCCGGGAGCTGAGCTGA
- the arfB gene encoding alternative ribosome rescue aminoacyl-tRNA hydrolase ArfB encodes MAFDQDLVINLRLTIPSSELSWKFSRSSGAGGQNVNKVETAVVLSWNLEQSECLGPFRRQRLLELYGSRLMDGCLRVCVSDERSQYQNRQIALKRLGDLIREGIKPPPPARKATRPGRGAVKRRLESKKQRGDIKRQRRNRPSIDD; translated from the coding sequence ATGGCATTTGATCAAGATTTAGTTATTAATTTGAGGCTGACAATCCCAAGCTCTGAGTTGTCTTGGAAGTTTTCTCGCTCCTCTGGTGCCGGAGGGCAAAATGTCAACAAAGTTGAAACTGCCGTCGTTCTCTCTTGGAATCTTGAGCAATCAGAATGTTTAGGGCCTTTTCGTCGCCAACGCTTATTAGAGCTCTATGGCTCGAGGCTCATGGATGGTTGTTTGCGCGTGTGTGTTTCCGACGAGCGTTCTCAATATCAAAATCGTCAGATTGCACTGAAGCGCTTGGGAGATTTGATTCGAGAAGGGATCAAGCCCCCGCCACCCGCACGAAAGGCCACCCGGCCTGGCCGGGGGGCTGTGAAGCGGAGGCTTGAAAGCAAAAAACAGCGTGGCGATATCAAACGGCAACGCCGGAACAGACCATCGATCGATGATTGA
- the mazG gene encoding nucleoside triphosphate pyrophosphohydrolase has translation MPPSSTKAIQDLIDVVSRLRDPDGGCPWDLEQTHASLVPYVLEEAHEVADAIRHGDDAHLKEELGDLLLQVVLHAQIAQENNRFALSDVAEGISEKLIRRHPHVFSDAVASDSAAVKETWEAIKATERGEQPPSASPLSDALAAKVRGMPALAGAMTISKKAAKAGFEWDDMAGVWAKVHEELDELKEAVISGNPSHAQEELGDLLFTLVNVARWCGIAPEEGLAGTNRRFLDRFSRVEAALHGNLQGQSIDELEALWQQAKADIRAEQA, from the coding sequence ATGCCTCCCTCCAGCACCAAAGCCATACAAGACCTGATTGACGTGGTTTCACGCCTGCGCGACCCCGATGGGGGATGCCCTTGGGACCTTGAACAAACCCATGCGTCGTTGGTGCCCTACGTCCTAGAGGAGGCCCACGAAGTTGCCGATGCGATTCGCCATGGCGACGACGCCCACCTCAAAGAAGAACTGGGAGACCTTTTACTGCAGGTGGTGCTCCATGCCCAAATCGCTCAGGAGAACAACCGCTTCGCTCTAAGCGACGTGGCGGAAGGCATCAGCGAGAAATTGATCCGTCGCCATCCGCATGTGTTTAGCGATGCGGTCGCCAGCGATAGCGCCGCTGTGAAAGAAACCTGGGAGGCGATCAAAGCCACCGAACGTGGAGAACAGCCACCATCAGCGAGTCCCCTCAGCGATGCACTGGCCGCCAAAGTACGGGGCATGCCTGCCCTTGCTGGAGCGATGACTATCTCGAAAAAGGCGGCGAAAGCTGGCTTCGAGTGGGACGACATGGCTGGAGTGTGGGCCAAGGTGCATGAGGAACTCGATGAACTCAAAGAAGCCGTGATCAGCGGCAACCCATCCCATGCCCAAGAGGAGCTGGGTGATTTGCTCTTCACCTTGGTGAACGTGGCCCGTTGGTGTGGGATCGCGCCAGAAGAAGGCCTTGCCGGCACCAACCGACGCTTCCTCGATCGTTTTTCACGGGTCGAAGCAGCCCTGCACGGCAATCTGCAAGGGCAGAGCATCGATGAACTCGAAGCGCTCTGGCAACAAGCCAAGGCCGACATCCGCGCAGAACAAGCCTGA
- a CDS encoding metal-binding protein, with the protein MAQGREHDRATALVSLPVGLGTALLLNWPCGLIAAAAFSFGGLWLSPDLDTRCRALQRWGPLQFIWWPYRRLIPHRSLLSHGPLIGTSLRLMLLFLWASVLCGVMPQITIDQLWRALHLWRTANPDQVIALAVGLEGSVWLHLIQDGDPLPTEWHAIQRFRRRFRRGR; encoded by the coding sequence TTGGCCCAAGGCCGCGAACACGACCGCGCCACTGCACTCGTCAGCCTGCCCGTCGGGCTAGGCACCGCTCTCCTATTGAACTGGCCTTGCGGACTGATCGCTGCTGCTGCCTTCAGCTTCGGTGGGCTGTGGCTGTCCCCCGATCTCGATACCCGTTGTCGCGCCCTCCAACGTTGGGGACCCTTGCAATTCATCTGGTGGCCCTATCGCCGCCTCATCCCGCATCGATCCCTGCTCTCCCACGGACCACTGATTGGCACAAGCCTGCGGCTGATGCTGTTGTTCCTCTGGGCCAGTGTGCTGTGCGGAGTGATGCCCCAGATCACGATCGATCAGTTGTGGCGAGCCCTCCACCTTTGGCGCACGGCCAACCCGGATCAAGTGATCGCTTTAGCCGTCGGACTGGAAGGAAGCGTTTGGCTGCATCTCATCCAAGACGGGGATCCACTCCCCACCGAATGGCATGCCATTCAAAGGTTCAGAAGACGATTCAGGAGAGGGCGATGA
- a CDS encoding chlorophyll a/b-binding protein: MKPSQASDTWFQSAAARDIHMEQLKRVELFNGRAAMLGIVIGIVTEGLTGAGIAHQIGLGALVDGYAACRTQYLPFCF, from the coding sequence ATGAAGCCAAGTCAAGCCAGCGATACGTGGTTCCAAAGCGCTGCAGCCCGCGACATCCACATGGAGCAACTCAAGCGAGTTGAACTCTTCAATGGAAGGGCTGCGATGCTTGGAATCGTGATCGGCATCGTGACCGAAGGGCTCACTGGTGCTGGAATTGCCCACCAAATTGGTCTCGGAGCGTTGGTTGATGGCTACGCCGCATGCCGCACTCAATATTTGCCGTTCTGCTTCTGA
- a CDS encoding MBL fold metallo-hydrolase, with amino-acid sequence MTLATTYFGANGWLLEFDDLRVLVDPWLQGSLSFPPGGWMLKGELPEQRPAPDHLDLLLLTQGLADHAHPESLDLLPRTLPVIGSVAATQVVKKMGFESVQALKPGECTTHKGLSVRATSGAPVPTVENGYLLEHASGSLYLEPHGFLDPALPPQPLDAVITPMVDLGLPALGAFVKGCSVVPQLVERFQPSTVLASTSGGDVRFSGALTGLLQMQGSVAGTGATLPDSSQWIDPTPGERLVLKG; translated from the coding sequence ATGACCCTGGCTACGACCTATTTCGGCGCAAACGGCTGGCTCCTGGAATTCGATGATCTTCGGGTGCTTGTGGATCCATGGCTACAAGGAAGCCTCAGTTTCCCCCCAGGCGGTTGGATGCTGAAAGGTGAACTACCTGAGCAACGGCCAGCCCCCGACCATCTCGACCTCCTGCTCCTCACCCAAGGGCTCGCCGATCACGCCCATCCCGAAAGCCTGGATCTCTTGCCGCGCACCCTGCCGGTGATTGGATCGGTCGCAGCAACGCAAGTGGTGAAAAAGATGGGCTTTGAGTCGGTGCAAGCCCTGAAACCTGGTGAATGCACAACGCACAAGGGGCTATCGGTTCGCGCGACCTCTGGCGCTCCAGTGCCAACGGTGGAAAACGGATATCTGCTCGAGCATGCATCGGGAAGCCTCTACCTGGAACCCCACGGCTTTTTGGATCCCGCTTTACCTCCCCAACCGCTCGATGCCGTGATCACACCCATGGTGGATTTGGGACTACCAGCTCTTGGCGCCTTCGTGAAAGGGTGCAGTGTGGTGCCACAACTCGTGGAGCGCTTCCAGCCTTCCACCGTGCTGGCGAGCACGTCTGGCGGAGACGTGCGCTTCAGCGGTGCCCTCACTGGACTTCTGCAAATGCAAGGGTCGGTCGCCGGTACCGGAGCAACGCTGCCAGACAGCAGCCAATGGATCGATCCAACGCCAGGAGAGCGGCTTGTGCTTAAGGGCTAA
- a CDS encoding transcriptional repressor: MTAPSLSPNARQLVLLQALQASHDEMSGQQLHRSLTEDHTMGLATVYRNLRQLHQRGLVRCRHLPNGEALYAPVERDRHHLTCVDCGVTKTLDHCPIHDIEVPKDSRGDFDLLFHTLEFFGLCSACRTRQHSSQ; this comes from the coding sequence ATGACTGCTCCCTCCCTTTCCCCCAATGCACGTCAGCTAGTACTTCTACAGGCGCTGCAGGCGAGCCACGACGAAATGAGTGGCCAACAGCTTCACCGAAGCTTGACCGAAGACCACACCATGGGGCTGGCAACGGTGTATCGCAATCTCCGCCAATTGCATCAACGGGGTTTGGTGCGCTGCCGACACCTACCCAACGGTGAAGCCCTCTATGCCCCAGTCGAACGGGACCGGCACCATCTCACCTGCGTTGATTGCGGCGTCACCAAAACGCTGGATCACTGCCCAATCCACGACATCGAAGTGCCCAAAGACAGCCGAGGAGACTTCGATCTTCTGTTTCACACGCTTGAATTCTTTGGACTCTGTAGCGCTTGCCGCACCCGGCAGCATTCCTCGCAATGA
- a CDS encoding oxidoreductase, protein MGWTVDDIPSQEGRIAVVTGANIGLGLETTRALAAKGATVVMACRSRSRGEAARRQLLDEGLTGLDLLEIDLADLRSIERAIAVLSDQYGHLDLLLNNAGVMAPPRQLSPQGHELQFAVNHLGHMALTQGLLPLMASQTDPRVVTVTSGAQYFGTIRWDDLSWAQGYDRYGAYGQSKLANVMFALELHNRLQSENSSVKSLAAHPGIARTNLQPAALASGGNRWEALAYQLMDPLFQSAGMGALPQLHAATAASAQSGEHYGPSQLGGLRGSPGQCRIAPTALDPSKRQRLWALSEQLIHA, encoded by the coding sequence ATGGGATGGACGGTTGACGACATTCCCTCCCAGGAGGGCCGCATTGCCGTAGTGACCGGAGCCAACATCGGCCTCGGCCTTGAAACCACCCGCGCCCTTGCCGCAAAAGGTGCGACGGTTGTCATGGCTTGTCGAAGCAGAAGCCGAGGGGAAGCGGCCCGTCGTCAATTGCTTGACGAAGGCCTGACTGGCCTCGATCTGTTGGAGATCGATCTCGCTGACCTTCGCTCCATTGAGCGGGCCATTGCCGTTCTCAGTGATCAATACGGCCATCTGGATCTGCTGCTCAACAACGCCGGCGTGATGGCACCACCACGCCAATTAAGTCCCCAAGGCCATGAGCTGCAATTTGCCGTCAACCATTTGGGCCATATGGCTCTAACGCAGGGCTTATTGCCACTGATGGCATCTCAAACAGACCCACGGGTCGTGACCGTGACCTCCGGCGCCCAATACTTCGGGACCATCCGCTGGGACGACTTGAGCTGGGCCCAGGGCTACGACCGCTACGGCGCCTATGGCCAAAGCAAGTTGGCCAACGTGATGTTTGCTCTTGAGCTGCACAACCGTCTTCAAAGCGAGAACAGCTCGGTGAAATCCCTCGCGGCGCACCCCGGTATTGCACGCACCAATCTGCAACCAGCAGCCCTCGCCAGTGGTGGCAACCGTTGGGAAGCACTGGCCTACCAGTTGATGGATCCGCTCTTCCAAAGTGCCGGCATGGGGGCGTTACCTCAACTCCATGCCGCCACAGCTGCGAGCGCACAAAGCGGTGAGCATTACGGGCCCTCCCAACTTGGCGGCCTACGCGGTTCACCGGGTCAATGCCGGATCGCACCAACAGCCTTGGATCCAAGCAAGCGACAAAGATTATGGGCGCTGAGCGAGCAGCTCATCCATGCCTGA
- a CDS encoding 2OG-Fe(II) oxygenase, with the protein MNLIARYQNSGFEAVADGVMAFFDRRTDLQRPGVAFGSGGGEEPDKVSTDISLVAIDRSDLDAFALSEVILRGVAAGLDRYLQERPLFRSVCPEQELFVMPIFNLQRYAPGEGFKRWHCDWTISDEATEPVHRVLAWILYCNSVEEAGTEFHWQKHHESAERGKLVIFPAGPSHIHRGRINQTFSKTIATGWINAGARQSYISRLAEGAEIDPSSP; encoded by the coding sequence ATGAACCTCATTGCTCGTTATCAAAACTCTGGCTTTGAAGCGGTGGCAGATGGTGTGATGGCGTTTTTCGATCGTCGTACGGATCTGCAACGGCCTGGAGTGGCCTTTGGCTCTGGGGGTGGCGAGGAACCAGACAAAGTGTCGACGGACATCAGTTTGGTGGCGATTGATCGCAGCGATCTCGATGCTTTTGCCTTGTCCGAGGTGATTCTGCGTGGGGTCGCTGCGGGGTTAGATCGCTACCTCCAAGAACGGCCTCTCTTCCGTTCCGTTTGTCCGGAGCAAGAGTTGTTTGTGATGCCGATCTTCAATTTGCAGCGCTATGCCCCTGGGGAGGGGTTTAAGCGGTGGCATTGCGATTGGACGATTAGCGATGAGGCCACTGAGCCTGTCCATCGCGTGTTGGCTTGGATTTTGTATTGCAACTCAGTCGAGGAAGCGGGCACGGAATTCCATTGGCAGAAGCATCACGAATCAGCCGAACGAGGCAAGTTAGTGATTTTTCCGGCAGGTCCATCTCACATTCATCGTGGACGGATTAATCAAACTTTCAGTAAAACAATTGCGACTGGTTGGATCAATGCGGGGGCACGGCAGAGTTATATCAGCCGGTTAGCGGAAGGTGCAGAAATTGATCCGTCTTCGCCTTAG